Proteins encoded by one window of Cylindrospermum stagnale PCC 7417:
- a CDS encoding sporulation/spore germination protein: protein MNTNKRYLLPFILVTIFAGLGSCSSSPTSRNLDSEAPAPITTPNMISSPTPSPSPSPTPSPSPTKKTTIAQLKAKSAVGENTPSSTSQATASKSINVTIYTSDTQCQELIPQQTSVPAAEPIKGTVGKILEQRDTSDFSLSGYRVNVKEGVATVDLRISPESKRQLTSLSSCEQFALFGSLRKTLTSNTQWNIKQVNFTERGQEIVL from the coding sequence ATGAACACCAACAAAAGATATCTCTTACCCTTTATTCTTGTGACAATTTTTGCTGGTTTGGGCAGTTGTAGTTCTAGTCCTACCTCTCGTAATCTTGACAGCGAAGCGCCCGCACCGATAACTACACCAAACATGATATCCTCGCCAACCCCAAGCCCAAGCCCAAGCCCAACCCCAAGCCCAAGCCCAACCAAAAAAACAACCATAGCTCAACTAAAAGCTAAATCTGCTGTTGGGGAAAATACGCCTTCCTCAACTTCTCAAGCTACTGCTAGCAAAAGTATCAATGTCACCATATATACAAGTGATACCCAATGTCAAGAGCTAATTCCACAACAAACTTCGGTGCCTGCGGCGGAACCGATAAAAGGTACAGTGGGTAAAATTTTAGAGCAACGAGACACCAGTGACTTTAGCTTGTCTGGTTATCGTGTCAATGTTAAAGAAGGCGTTGCTACTGTTGATTTGCGAATATCTCCTGAGTCAAAGCGGCAATTAACTTCTCTTTCTAGTTGTGAGCAGTTTGCTCTGTTTGGTAGTCTCCGCAAAACTCTCACCAGTAATACCCAATGGAATATTAAACAGGTGAATTTCACCGAACGAGGCCAGGAAATTGTGTTATGA
- a CDS encoding type I polyketide synthase yields the protein MLVGRGQDMTMEAIAIIGIGVRSPGAKNPESFWHLLREGVDAITEVPLERWNVDEFYDPKPAIPGKMITRCGGFVDEVDSFDAGFFGISPREAECIDPQQRLVLEVAWEALENAGIAPDKLNGSQTGVFIGIGNYDYGRLQSWHFSRLNAYDGTGTSLGVTANRLSYVLNLHGPSLVVETSCSSSLVAVHYASQSLHSKESDLCLVGGVSLILSPESHIIFSQARMMAPDGRCKTFDASADGYVRGEGCGVIVLKRLSDALRDGDNILATIRGSAVNQDGRSNGLTAPNGPTQQAVIRKALENAGVTADQISYVEAHGTGTSLGDPIEFNSLKTVLMKGRQPTQTCYIGSVKTNIGHLEPAAGIVGLIKVVLSLQNKQIPPHLHFKQLNPYIKINNTPLTIPTALQEWNVDQGSRLAGVSAFGFGGTNAHVILEEAPESLAVVKNKERPQQLLTLSARSGKALQELVRSYEAYLESHPERSLEDVCYTANTGRSHFHHRLAIITSDKQELADKLAKISAGQEANHVFFSQHSDNSTSPKIAFLFTGQGSQYINMGRQLYETQTVFRQTLDQCEQILQSYSEKSLLDVLYPEDNQQLNNSLIDQTAYTQTALFAIEYALAQLWQSWGIKPDVVMGHSVGEYVAATVAGVFSLEDGLKLIANRGRLMQSLPEGGEMLAVMATEEKINQLIAPYTEKVAIAAINEPFSIVISGAGEVIRTLRDSLNAEGIKTHQLQVSHAFHSPLVESILAEFEAVANTITYNQPQIPLISNVSGTKAHENIATASYWVNHARQPVHFAQSIKVLHQEGYEIFLEIGPKPILLGMGRECLMGNKKLWLPSLHPSRPDWLQMLQTLGQLYAQGVKVDWAGFYKDYSYQKVALPTYPWQRKRYWITNIQEGKNQDKISLISQGETTKTNGNIQSQERQMNENKILQQTKLTLSNPELLSFPKAPLKTEETPTRQLAQLTVQSIQVEPAESTQPQVESGNIAQTPSISALNNSNGNVNQIKQTLKESLASALYTDISEIEEDKKFIDLGLDSIVGVEWLSTINQTYNLNIKATKLYDYPTLLDLAKYITQEIFSEKAQLKTEETPTRQLAQLKVPSIQAKPAESTQPQVESVNIAQTRSISPLTNSNGNVAQIKQTLKESLASALYTDISEIEEDKKFIDLGLDSIVGVEWLSTINQTYNLNIKATKLYDYPTLLDLAKYITQEISSIGGSRLAPDNQESPQNQDSSGDSQEDLRHKLRSILNKVANKELTVQEANQIIQEIKQKAVSSSKFQSNDTNNNRIFQIIKKSIYEVEPKLEKAPLKTTDSLRKLGIDSVNRAEIMTMVMEELDLHIPLIELAGAQNIGELADLFATKLEAHHGI from the coding sequence ATGCTTGTAGGAAGAGGTCAAGATATGACAATGGAAGCAATAGCTATTATTGGAATAGGTGTTCGCTCCCCTGGCGCTAAAAACCCTGAATCTTTCTGGCATCTCCTACGTGAAGGTGTAGATGCGATTACTGAAGTCCCCCTAGAAAGGTGGAATGTTGATGAATTTTATGACCCGAAACCAGCCATACCAGGCAAAATGATTACTCGCTGTGGTGGTTTTGTGGATGAGGTAGATAGCTTTGATGCTGGTTTTTTTGGCATTTCCCCCCGCGAAGCGGAATGTATAGACCCCCAGCAAAGACTGGTTTTGGAAGTAGCCTGGGAAGCCCTAGAAAACGCAGGTATAGCACCAGACAAGCTAAATGGTAGCCAAACTGGGGTTTTCATCGGGATTGGCAACTACGATTATGGCAGGTTGCAAAGCTGGCATTTCTCTCGCCTCAACGCATACGATGGCACAGGCACCTCCCTCGGCGTTACGGCTAATCGCTTATCCTATGTGCTGAACCTGCATGGGCCAAGTTTAGTTGTGGAAACCTCTTGCTCTTCGTCTTTGGTTGCAGTCCACTATGCCAGCCAAAGCTTACACAGCAAAGAATCCGATCTGTGCTTGGTCGGAGGTGTCAGTTTAATACTGTCGCCGGAATCACATATTATTTTTTCCCAAGCGAGAATGATGGCACCTGATGGTCGCTGTAAAACCTTTGATGCCAGTGCTGACGGTTATGTTCGGGGAGAAGGATGTGGCGTAATTGTTCTCAAACGTCTCTCAGATGCGCTCAGGGATGGAGACAACATTCTGGCAACCATCAGAGGTTCAGCAGTAAATCAAGATGGTCGGAGCAACGGACTCACCGCCCCTAATGGGCCTACTCAACAGGCTGTTATCCGTAAAGCTTTAGAAAACGCTGGAGTTACGGCAGATCAAATTAGCTATGTAGAAGCTCACGGTACGGGAACCTCCCTGGGAGATCCTATAGAATTTAACTCCTTAAAAACTGTATTAATGAAGGGTCGCCAGCCGACTCAAACCTGTTATATTGGCTCAGTCAAAACAAATATTGGTCATTTGGAACCAGCTGCTGGGATTGTTGGCTTAATTAAAGTGGTATTATCGCTGCAAAATAAGCAGATCCCCCCTCACCTGCATTTCAAGCAGTTGAATCCATATATAAAAATTAATAATACTCCCTTGACGATTCCCACAGCACTACAGGAATGGAATGTTGATCAAGGATCGCGTTTAGCTGGTGTCAGTGCTTTTGGTTTTGGTGGTACAAATGCTCACGTCATCCTGGAAGAGGCTCCTGAGTCGCTGGCAGTAGTAAAAAATAAAGAGCGTCCTCAGCAATTACTCACTCTATCCGCCAGAAGTGGTAAGGCTTTGCAAGAGCTAGTACGAAGTTATGAAGCGTATCTTGAGTCCCATCCAGAGCGATCGCTAGAGGATGTGTGTTACACCGCCAATACGGGGCGATCGCATTTTCACCATCGGCTAGCTATTATCACCTCTGACAAACAAGAATTAGCTGATAAATTAGCCAAAATCAGCGCAGGGCAAGAAGCTAATCACGTATTTTTTAGTCAGCATTCTGATAATAGCACATCACCTAAAATTGCCTTCCTGTTCACTGGACAAGGTTCTCAGTACATTAACATGGGAAGACAACTATATGAAACGCAAACCGTCTTCCGTCAAACCTTAGACCAGTGCGAGCAAATTCTCCAATCCTATTCAGAAAAATCTCTTTTAGACGTTCTTTATCCTGAAGATAACCAACAATTAAATAATTCTCTCATTGACCAAACTGCCTATACTCAAACCGCTCTATTTGCCATTGAATATGCCCTAGCCCAACTATGGCAATCCTGGGGCATAAAACCAGATGTAGTGATGGGTCATAGTGTAGGAGAATATGTAGCCGCAACAGTAGCAGGAGTATTTAGTTTAGAAGACGGATTAAAACTGATTGCCAATCGGGGACGCTTAATGCAGAGCTTACCTGAAGGGGGTGAGATGTTAGCTGTGATGGCAACAGAAGAGAAAATAAATCAACTCATCGCCCCATACACAGAAAAAGTGGCAATAGCAGCCATCAATGAGCCTTTCAGCATTGTCATTTCCGGCGCAGGAGAAGTCATCAGGACTCTGAGAGACAGCTTAAACGCAGAAGGAATTAAGACACACCAGCTACAAGTATCCCATGCCTTCCATTCGCCCCTAGTGGAATCGATATTGGCGGAGTTTGAGGCAGTAGCCAATACAATAACCTACAATCAACCTCAGATTCCACTGATATCAAACGTCTCAGGAACTAAAGCACACGAGAATATTGCCACAGCCAGCTACTGGGTAAATCATGCACGCCAACCCGTGCATTTTGCCCAAAGTATAAAAGTCTTGCACCAAGAAGGTTATGAAATCTTTCTAGAAATCGGACCCAAACCAATTTTGTTAGGAATGGGGCGCGAATGCCTCATGGGAAATAAAAAGCTATGGTTGCCAAGTTTACATCCTAGTAGACCAGACTGGCTACAAATGTTGCAAACTTTAGGGCAGTTATACGCACAAGGAGTCAAGGTAGATTGGGCGGGATTTTACAAAGATTATTCCTATCAGAAGGTAGCGTTACCCACATATCCTTGGCAACGAAAAAGGTATTGGATCACAAATATTCAGGAAGGCAAAAATCAAGACAAAATTAGCTTAATCTCTCAAGGAGAAACAACAAAAACTAATGGGAATATACAATCTCAGGAAAGACAAATGAATGAAAACAAAATATTACAGCAAACAAAGCTGACATTATCCAATCCAGAGTTACTATCTTTTCCGAAAGCTCCATTAAAAACAGAAGAAACACCCACAAGGCAGCTAGCTCAGTTGACAGTTCAATCAATTCAGGTAGAACCTGCTGAATCTACTCAACCACAAGTTGAATCGGGAAATATTGCCCAAACACCAAGCATATCAGCATTAAATAACTCCAATGGTAATGTGAATCAAATCAAACAGACCCTCAAGGAAAGTCTAGCCTCAGCCCTGTATACAGATATTAGTGAAATTGAAGAAGATAAAAAATTTATTGATTTAGGCTTAGACTCTATCGTGGGAGTTGAATGGCTCTCCACCATCAATCAAACCTACAATTTAAATATCAAAGCAACCAAGCTCTACGATTACCCAACCTTATTGGATTTAGCGAAATACATCACCCAGGAAATTTTCTCAGAGAAAGCTCAGTTAAAAACAGAAGAAACACCCACAAGGCAGCTAGCTCAGTTGAAAGTTCCATCAATTCAGGCAAAACCTGCTGAATCTACTCAACCACAAGTTGAATCGGTAAATATTGCCCAGACACGAAGCATATCACCATTAACTAACTCTAATGGTAACGTGGCTCAAATCAAACAGACTCTTAAGGAAAGTCTAGCCTCAGCCCTGTATACAGATATTAGTGAAATTGAAGAAGATAAAAAATTTATTGATTTAGGCTTAGACTCTATCGTGGGAGTTGAATGGCTCTCCACCATCAATCAAACCTACAATTTAAATATCAAAGCAACCAAGCTCTACGATTACCCAACCTTATTGGATTTAGCGAAATACATCACCCAGGAAATTTCCTCAATCGGTGGAAGCAGATTAGCCCCAGACAATCAAGAATCTCCACAAAATCAGGATTCATCTGGAGATTCACAAGAAGACTTGAGGCATAAATTACGATCAATACTGAATAAAGTCGCAAATAAAGAATTAACTGTTCAAGAAGCAAATCAAATCATTCAAGAAATCAAACAAAAAGCTGTATCTAGTAGTAAATTTCAGAGTAACGACACAAATAATAATCGAATATTTCAAATCATTAAAAAATCCATTTATGAGGTAGAACCCAAATTAGAAAAAGCCCCCCTTAAAACCACTGATAGCCTAAGAAAATTAGGAATTGATTCAGTCAATCGAGCAGAAATTATGACGATGGTTATGGAAGAGTTAGATTTGCATATCCCACTAATTGAATTAGCTGGAGCGCAGAACATCGGAGAATTAGCTGATTTATTTGCAACTAAGTTGGAAGCGCATCATGGGATATAG
- a CDS encoding PAS domain S-box protein, with protein MARDLVTLDKSTYESLQKELIELRQVVTNLGQTKPSSSLKYSQEQMALFMEYMPAAIAIFDCRMHYILASRRWREDYGLGDEEIIGRSHYEVFPEISQYWREIHQRCLAGTIEKSQEDAFPRTDGTTDWVKWEIHPWYENIGKVGGIIIFTEVITARKQAEAALRDGLRPAGSDRQQAEQQLQEQVQFLQSIWEGVDYGILVLDVLDDGAEFRYAKFNPVMAITSVIPVENMLGKTLTEILPADMAVIYRQRYSECVQSGKSIFFEESFCINGQETWWSLNVTPLLDRASRISQLVVTANEITERKQAEQERQMFVSLIENSSDFIGFATIEGQPLFINEAGLKLVGIESLEFAQNLRIFDFTYSEDREDTQRRAIPAVMKHGLWRSESRFQHFQTGEPIPVDFNMFMVKNSQTDEPLCLATISRDIRERKQVEAQLQEQAQFLRSIYDGCAQIICVINVLENGDFCYSSWNAAAEQATGISQAQVIGKTPEDLHGTVDGAAVRQRYQSCLEVGVSISYEECLTFNGQETWWMTKINPLKNSEGRIDRLVGTTLNITERKQAEEALKQSQHFVQRIADSSPNILYIFDIEEQRNVYANHELGTLLGYSSEEIQQMGSQLLANITHPDDLQKTVIHLQNFIAAKDGEIFELEFRVRQANGEWCWIYCRETVFSRADDGRIKQTLGVATDITARKQAEIKLQQQAENLEHTLRELQQTQAQLIHSEKMSSVGNMVAGVAHEINNPVNFIHGNLLPASEYTKDLLRIVALYQKYYPNPPEEISAEIEAIDLEFLKEDLTKLIQSMCVGTERIREIVLSLRNFSRLDEAEFKQVDIHEGINSTLMILQNRLKAKPDHPEILVIKDYGNLPPIDCYPGQLNQVFMNLLSNAIEALEDPSLGETRQIFIHTEVLNSNRIAIKISDNGLGIPEEVLSKLFDPFFTTKDVGKGTGLGLSISYQIVVDKHGGKLSCYSIPGEGAMFVIEIPITQTAASK; from the coding sequence ATGGCTCGTGATCTCGTCACTCTAGATAAAAGTACTTACGAATCTCTTCAAAAAGAACTGATAGAACTGCGTCAGGTAGTCACCAATTTGGGTCAGACTAAGCCCTCTAGCAGCCTGAAATATAGCCAAGAGCAGATGGCTTTGTTTATGGAATACATGCCAGCTGCGATCGCTATCTTTGACTGTCGAATGCACTACATATTAGCGAGTCGCCGCTGGAGGGAAGATTACGGACTGGGTGATGAGGAAATTATCGGCCGCTCTCATTATGAAGTTTTCCCAGAAATTTCCCAGTATTGGCGGGAAATTCACCAACGCTGTTTAGCGGGAACCATCGAAAAATCTCAAGAAGATGCCTTTCCCCGTACAGATGGAACAACCGATTGGGTGAAATGGGAGATACATCCTTGGTATGAAAACATTGGCAAAGTTGGGGGTATCATCATATTTACTGAGGTGATTACCGCTCGTAAGCAGGCAGAAGCAGCGCTGCGCGATGGGCTACGCCCCGCTGGAAGCGATCGCCAACAAGCAGAGCAACAACTTCAAGAGCAAGTACAATTTTTGCAAAGCATTTGGGAAGGTGTAGACTATGGCATCTTAGTTTTAGATGTCTTGGATGATGGTGCAGAGTTTCGCTACGCCAAATTCAATCCAGTCATGGCAATAACCAGTGTGATTCCAGTCGAAAATATGCTGGGAAAAACCCTAACAGAGATACTACCTGCCGATATGGCAGTTATCTATCGTCAACGCTATAGCGAATGTGTCCAGTCTGGCAAAAGCATATTTTTTGAAGAGTCTTTCTGTATTAATGGTCAAGAAACTTGGTGGTCTTTGAATGTTACACCCCTTTTAGATAGGGCTTCACGCATTTCTCAGCTAGTTGTTACGGCAAATGAAATCACAGAACGTAAACAAGCTGAACAAGAACGGCAAATGTTCGTTTCACTGATTGAAAATAGTAGTGACTTCATTGGTTTCGCCACAATAGAAGGACAACCACTGTTCATTAATGAAGCAGGGCTAAAGTTAGTTGGCATCGAAAGCTTAGAATTTGCTCAAAACCTCAGGATTTTTGATTTCACCTATTCAGAAGACAGAGAAGACACACAGCGGCGCGCTATACCTGCGGTGATGAAGCATGGGCTTTGGCGGAGCGAATCTCGTTTCCAACACTTTCAGACTGGAGAACCAATCCCAGTTGATTTCAACATGTTTATGGTTAAGAATTCTCAAACTGACGAACCTTTGTGTTTAGCGACAATTTCTCGCGATATCCGCGAACGCAAACAAGTAGAAGCTCAACTACAAGAGCAAGCGCAGTTCTTACGCAGTATTTATGATGGTTGCGCTCAAATAATCTGCGTCATCAATGTTCTGGAAAATGGAGATTTTTGCTATTCTAGCTGGAATGCAGCAGCAGAACAAGCAACAGGAATTAGTCAAGCGCAGGTTATTGGTAAAACACCAGAAGATTTGCATGGCACTGTTGATGGTGCAGCAGTACGTCAGCGATATCAAAGCTGCTTAGAAGTCGGGGTCAGCATTTCCTATGAAGAATGTCTGACTTTTAATGGTCAAGAAACTTGGTGGATGACTAAGATAAATCCCCTGAAAAATAGTGAAGGTCGAATTGATCGACTGGTAGGGACAACCTTGAATATTACAGAGCGTAAACAAGCAGAAGAAGCACTAAAACAAAGCCAGCACTTCGTTCAACGTATTGCCGATTCTTCTCCGAATATTCTCTATATCTTCGATATAGAAGAACAGCGCAATGTTTACGCGAATCATGAACTTGGCACTCTTCTCGGTTATTCTAGTGAAGAAATTCAACAGATGGGGTCACAACTTCTTGCCAATATTACTCATCCAGATGATTTGCAAAAAACTGTAATTCACTTGCAAAACTTTATTGCTGCCAAAGATGGTGAGATTTTTGAGCTTGAATTTCGGGTGAGACAAGCAAATGGTGAATGGTGCTGGATTTACTGTCGAGAGACGGTGTTCAGCCGTGCTGATGACGGCAGGATAAAGCAAACTCTTGGTGTAGCAACTGATATTACTGCGCGCAAACAAGCCGAAATTAAATTGCAACAACAAGCCGAAAATTTAGAGCATACTCTGCGTGAACTGCAACAAACCCAAGCCCAACTTATTCACAGTGAAAAAATGTCCTCAGTCGGTAATATGGTTGCAGGTGTTGCTCATGAAATTAATAATCCAGTCAATTTTATTCACGGAAATCTTCTTCCAGCGAGTGAATATACCAAAGATTTGTTGCGAATAGTAGCACTCTATCAAAAATATTATCCTAATCCCCCAGAAGAGATTTCAGCAGAAATTGAAGCTATCGACCTTGAATTTCTCAAAGAGGATTTAACTAAACTTATTCAGTCTATGTGCGTAGGAACCGAGAGAATTCGGGAAATTGTCCTGTCGCTGCGGAATTTCTCCCGTCTAGATGAAGCTGAATTTAAGCAGGTAGATATCCATGAAGGTATCAACAGTACTTTGATGATTCTACAAAATCGCCTGAAAGCGAAACCAGACCATCCAGAAATTTTGGTGATTAAAGACTATGGCAACCTTCCCCCCATTGATTGCTATCCTGGTCAACTAAATCAGGTATTTATGAATCTTCTCAGCAATGCTATTGAAGCTTTAGAAGACCCGTCGCTGGGGGAAACAAGACAAATTTTTATTCACACTGAAGTTCTTAATAGCAACCGGATAGCAATCAAAATCTCAGATAATGGTCTGGGAATTCCTGAAGAAGTACTTTCAAAACTATTTGACCCTTTCTTTACTACCAAAGATGTGGGCAAAGGCACAGGACTGGGGCTTTCTATCAGTTACCAGATTGTCGTAGATAAACATGGGGGAAAATTATCTTGTTATTCGATACCTGGAGAAGGAGCAATGTTTGTGATTGAGATTCCCATTACTCAGACAGCAGCCAGCAAATAA
- a CDS encoding fatty acyl-AMP ligase, with translation MHLLQQENISLIEIINYRAQYQPDKKAYIFLQNGEEESASLTYGELDRRARAIASRLQSWRGERALLLYPSGLEFITAFFGCLYAGVVAMPVYPPKRNQKLSRLLSIVNDAQANLALTTSSILLDISQKWKEETESLTHLNWVPTDTIEADSQDFVPTLVTPESLAFLQYTSGSTGTPKGVMVTHGNLIHNSECIKQAFELTSDSVSVSWLPTFHDMGLIDGVLQPLYTGFTGYLMPPVAFLMKPACWLQAITRYKATHCGGPNFAYDLCVSKVTSEQLKTLDLSSWYTAYSGSEPVRNETLNLFVEKFRDCGFKENFFYPCYGMAEATLFISGGFKQSPPIVKCLQAQTLKENIIVDVTHPTPSSQEASKVLVGCGHSWLDYKIVIADPDSFELCADGRVGEIWVSSASVAKGYWNRPQQTQETFEAYLKDGLGPFLRTGDLGFLHDGELYVTGRLKDIIIIRGQNHYPQDIELTVQKSYPALRLNCGAAFTIEVKGKEQLIIVQEVERTYLRKLDVNHVLEIITQAVATEHGLQVYATVLVKTGSIPKTSSGKIQRHACRTKFLNASLDVVEDWSENPQYKSGFIRLQDEVESVFNTFAKKRE, from the coding sequence ATGCATTTGCTACAACAAGAAAATATATCTTTGATAGAAATCATTAATTATAGAGCCCAATATCAACCTGATAAAAAAGCCTACATCTTTCTGCAAAACGGAGAAGAAGAATCAGCAAGTCTCACCTACGGGGAGTTAGACAGAAGAGCAAGAGCGATCGCATCTCGTCTTCAATCTTGGCGAGGAGAGCGGGCTTTATTGTTATACCCTTCTGGATTAGAGTTTATTACAGCCTTCTTTGGTTGTTTGTACGCTGGGGTAGTGGCGATGCCAGTTTATCCTCCCAAACGTAATCAAAAGTTATCTCGGTTGCTCTCTATCGTTAATGATGCCCAGGCTAACTTAGCACTGACAACCTCATCAATATTGCTTGACATCAGTCAAAAGTGGAAAGAGGAAACAGAGTCATTAACCCATTTGAACTGGGTGCCTACAGATACTATTGAAGCTGATTCTCAAGATTTTGTACCTACATTAGTAACACCTGAGAGTTTGGCGTTTTTGCAATATACTTCCGGTTCTACGGGAACACCCAAAGGGGTGATGGTTACTCATGGTAACCTGATCCACAATTCGGAGTGCATTAAGCAAGCATTTGAACTCACATCAGACAGTGTATCTGTGAGTTGGTTGCCCACTTTTCATGATATGGGACTGATTGATGGAGTACTTCAACCTTTGTATACTGGTTTTACTGGTTATCTAATGCCACCTGTAGCTTTTCTCATGAAACCGGCTTGTTGGTTGCAGGCAATTACCCGATATAAGGCTACTCATTGTGGAGGTCCTAACTTTGCTTATGATTTGTGTGTGAGTAAAGTGACTTCCGAACAACTCAAAACACTTGACCTTAGTAGTTGGTATACAGCTTACAGTGGTTCAGAGCCAGTTCGTAATGAAACTTTGAATCTTTTTGTTGAAAAATTTAGAGATTGTGGTTTTAAAGAGAATTTTTTCTATCCTTGCTATGGAATGGCAGAAGCAACTCTGTTTATTTCTGGAGGTTTCAAACAATCTCCTCCTATCGTTAAATGTCTACAAGCACAAACTTTAAAGGAAAACATAATAGTAGATGTAACTCATCCAACTCCATCTTCTCAAGAAGCAAGTAAAGTGTTAGTCGGATGTGGTCACAGTTGGTTAGATTACAAAATTGTTATTGCTGATCCAGACTCTTTTGAACTTTGTGCAGATGGGCGAGTCGGAGAAATTTGGGTATCTAGTGCTAGTGTTGCTAAAGGATATTGGAATCGTCCACAACAGACTCAAGAAACTTTTGAGGCCTATTTGAAAGATGGTTTAGGTCCATTTTTACGTACAGGTGATCTAGGCTTTTTGCACGATGGTGAGTTGTATGTTACGGGACGACTCAAAGATATTATTATCATCAGGGGGCAAAACCATTATCCCCAAGACATCGAACTGACAGTTCAGAAAAGTTACCCAGCACTGCGGCTTAATTGTGGGGCTGCCTTTACCATAGAGGTCAAGGGGAAAGAGCAATTAATAATTGTTCAAGAGGTAGAACGAACTTATCTAAGAAAGTTGGATGTAAATCATGTATTAGAGATCATTACTCAGGCTGTGGCGACAGAGCATGGTCTACAGGTTTATGCCACGGTCTTGGTTAAGACTGGCAGTATTCCTAAAACTTCTAGCGGGAAAATTCAGCGTCATGCTTGTCGGACTAAATTCTTGAATGCAAGTTTAGATGTAGTTGAAGATTGGAGCGAAAATCCTCAATATAAGTCGGGATTTATCCGTCTTCAGGATGAAGTTGAATCTGTATTCAATACCTTTGCCAAAAAAAGAGAATGA
- a CDS encoding acyl carrier protein: protein MEIVNSQINSISVDAESNHARGKKLPTKVEIQNWLANYLVEQLDLNPARVDVSIPFERYGIDSAAAIVLVGDLKDWLEIDLEPTLIYDYPSIEELARHLNDSIRAEYS from the coding sequence ATGGAAATCGTAAATAGTCAGATTAATTCAATCTCGGTCGATGCAGAAAGCAATCACGCCCGTGGCAAGAAACTACCCACAAAGGTAGAAATTCAAAACTGGCTAGCTAACTACCTAGTGGAACAGCTAGACTTAAATCCAGCCAGAGTAGATGTCTCAATTCCTTTTGAGCGCTACGGGATTGATTCTGCTGCTGCAATAGTATTGGTAGGGGATTTAAAAGATTGGTTGGAAATAGACCTAGAACCAACTTTAATCTACGATTATCCATCTATTGAAGAGTTGGCGCGGCACTTGAATGATTCCATCAGAGCAGAATATTCATGA
- a CDS encoding DUF928 domain-containing protein — MYVNKKSDIELKKGLIQDPHRSFPMAELSQTRLSEICRWMYSPETKKSFLRQSDKMIKQAALLSKTMLKKPLLLIALSLTLSTDMLFTSLAVTAMPSGTTVAQVNRQPAKPAFKPKRRSLLRFKVPGVRSGRNLEAGAARGQCSPQAISAVLSPKSLAMGKTEIPVELTVSDRPTFFVNVPETSAKQASFLLMNEAKDQVLLEKTLSLTTTSGIIAYTLPADFQGLEVEKKYSWRLSLLCDPTGSDRSGDANASGWIERVTPTPKVAQELENATDAIDRIAIYAENGYWQDTLKALADLRAANPNDPDLASNWLNLFKSVYLPKLAQQPIIQLDTVSASQ, encoded by the coding sequence ATGTACGTCAACAAAAAATCGGATATTGAGTTAAAGAAAGGTTTAATTCAAGACCCCCACCGCAGCTTTCCGATGGCTGAATTATCACAAACTAGACTAAGTGAAATTTGTAGGTGGATGTATTCGCCAGAAACTAAAAAGTCGTTTTTACGTCAATCAGACAAGATGATTAAGCAAGCTGCCCTATTATCCAAAACTATGCTAAAAAAACCTTTGTTGCTCATAGCACTGAGCTTAACCTTATCCACAGATATGTTGTTTACCTCGTTGGCAGTAACAGCAATGCCGTCAGGCACAACTGTTGCTCAAGTAAATCGCCAACCGGCAAAACCAGCATTTAAACCAAAGCGCCGTTCCTTATTGAGATTTAAAGTACCTGGAGTTAGGAGTGGCCGCAACCTAGAAGCAGGAGCAGCAAGAGGTCAATGCAGCCCTCAAGCGATTAGTGCAGTCTTGTCACCAAAATCTTTAGCGATGGGAAAAACAGAAATTCCTGTGGAATTAACTGTTAGCGATCGCCCAACATTTTTTGTGAATGTGCCCGAAACTTCGGCAAAACAAGCATCGTTTCTGCTGATGAATGAAGCCAAGGATCAGGTGCTGCTAGAGAAAACTTTGTCTTTAACCACCACCAGCGGGATTATAGCCTATACCTTGCCTGCGGATTTCCAGGGATTAGAGGTTGAAAAGAAATATAGTTGGCGCTTGTCACTACTTTGCGATCCGACGGGAAGCGATCGCAGTGGTGATGCTAATGCCAGTGGTTGGATAGAACGAGTCACACCCACCCCGAAAGTAGCCCAAGAGTTAGAGAATGCAACGGACGCCATAGACCGTATAGCCATTTATGCCGAAAACGGTTATTGGCAAGACACTCTGAAAGCTCTAGCTGATTTACGTGCCGCTAATCCCAATGATCCCGATTTAGCAAGTAATTGGTTAAATCTTTTTAAATCAGTGTATTTACCAAAGCTTGCTCAACAACCCATAATTCAGCTAGACACTGTATCTGCCAGCCAATAG